The genomic segment AGCCGACGATGCCGCCGATGAGGACGACGGCCACGACGAGGAGCCACGCGTTCACCTGGCCGAGAAGCGCCATGAGGCGGTCCACGTTTCGCGAGGCGAACATCCCGCCCGCGAGCATAAGCCCGTTCCAGAGGAGCGAGGCGGCGACGACCGGGGCCATCGCACGCACCGCCCCCAACCCCGTGAAGCCCGCGAAGGTGGGGACGACCACACGCAGCACCGGCAGGCAGCGGGCGAAGAAGATGGCCCACAACCCGTGCCGCTCGTAGAAGAGGGTCAGGCGCCGGAACTGGTGCGGGCGGAGGAGGCGCCGCCCCCACCGGGTCTCGAACGCCCCTCGGCCGTGCCGGCGCGCGAACCCGAAGACGACCATGGCGCCGCCGGAGTTCGCGATCCACGCGCAGAGGAGGACGGGGAGAGGCTGCAGGGAGCCCCGGTCCGCAAGCACGGCGCCGAGTACGACGAAGGTGTCGGACGGGACGGGCGGAAAGATGTTCTCGAGAGCGGACCCGACGGTGATGAGCGCGTAGGCCGTGACCGCCGGGAGGGCGATAAGGAAGTCGAGGAGGGGTTGAACGCCGGGGACCTCAGTCACCGTCCCCCTCGGCCCCGGACACCGTGGCGACCGCGATGGCGGCGAGGCCCTCGCCCCGTCCGATCCATCCCATCCCCTCGTTCGACTTTCCCTTCACCGACACGCCGCCCGGCCCCGTGCCGAGCGCCCGGCCGAGCCGCTCCCGCATCGCCTCGGCGTGTGGCCCGATGCGCGGCCGCTCGGCGATGACGGTCGCGTCGACGTTCACGACCCGGAGTCCCCCCTCGCGCAGTCGGCACACCGCCTGGGCGAGAAGTTCGACGGAGTCGGCGCCTTCGTACGCGGGGTCCGTGTCCGGGAAGAGCGCGCCGATGTCCCCGAGGCCCGCCGCGCCCAGGAGCGCATCCGTAATCGCGTGCGCAACCGCGTCCCCATCGGAGTGTCCCTTGAGTCCGGGCGCGTTCGGGATCGACACGCCCCCCAGCACGAGGGGCCGCGTCTCATCGAAACGGTGGGAATCGTACCCGACGCCGGTTCGCACCGGACGAACCTCCGAGCGGCCGGTCTGCGCTAGCCCCTCGCGCCCAGGATGCGGAGAGCGAGATGGGCCGCGTTCTTCGCGTTGTCGATGCCGACGGCGGCGACGGGGACGCCCGGCGGCATCTGCGCACACGAGAGGAGCGCGTCGAGCCCGCCGAGCGTGCCCGCCGAAACGGGAACGCCGATCACCGGCAGCGACGTGTGCGCCGCCACGACGCCGGGGAGCGCCGCCGACAGTCCCGCCCCGCAGATCACGACGGAATGGCCGGCCGCCGCCGCGCCCTCCGCCAAGTCCGCGGTCCGCTTCGGCTGCCGGTGGGCCGAACTCACCTCGACCTGCACCTCCACGCCGTTCTCCCGAAGGATCGCCACGCCCTTCTCCATCGTGGGCATGTCCGATTCCGACCCCATCATCACGAGTACCGAACTCATTCCTCTAGTCTCCGTTCCAGCGCCGAACGGCCAGACAGACGTTGTGGCCGCCGAACCCGAAAGAATTCGAGAGCGCGACCTCGACCTCCCGCTCGATCACCCCTCCGTGGGCGTATTCGAGATCGCACTCGGGATCCGCTTCCTCGAAGTTGATCGTGGGCGGGATGATCCCGTGCCTGCAGACGAGGGCTGAGATCGCCCCCTCGATGGCCCCCGCCGCTCCCAGCGTGTGTCCCGTCATCGACTTCGTCGAACCCACGACGATCGAGTAGGCGTGATCGCCCAGAACATCCTTGATCGCCTTCGTCTCCGAGACGTCGTTCGCGGGCGTCGAGGTCCCGTGCGCGTTGATGTACCCGATGTCCGTCGGGTCGACGCCCGCGTCGTCGAGCGCCTGTTCCATGGCGAGCCGCGCCCCCGATCCA from the Candidatus Palauibacter polyketidifaciens genome contains:
- a CDS encoding DedA family protein codes for the protein MTEVPGVQPLLDFLIALPAVTAYALITVGSALENIFPPVPSDTFVVLGAVLADRGSLQPLPVLLCAWIANSGGAMVVFGFARRHGRGAFETRWGRRLLRPHQFRRLTLFYERHGLWAIFFARCLPVLRVVVPTFAGFTGLGAVRAMAPVVAASLLWNGLMLAGGMFASRNVDRLMALLGQVNAWLLVVAVVLIGGIVGWWVRSRREEAPPASTEPDDDSGGDADGPRVPP
- the ispF gene encoding 2-C-methyl-D-erythritol 2,4-cyclodiphosphate synthase; translated protein: MRTGVGYDSHRFDETRPLVLGGVSIPNAPGLKGHSDGDAVAHAITDALLGAAGLGDIGALFPDTDPAYEGADSVELLAQAVCRLREGGLRVVNVDATVIAERPRIGPHAEAMRERLGRALGTGPGGVSVKGKSNEGMGWIGRGEGLAAIAVATVSGAEGDGD
- the purE gene encoding 5-(carboxyamino)imidazole ribonucleotide mutase, encoding MSSVLVMMGSESDMPTMEKGVAILRENGVEVQVEVSSAHRQPKRTADLAEGAAAAGHSVVICGAGLSAALPGVVAAHTSLPVIGVPVSAGTLGGLDALLSCAQMPPGVPVAAVGIDNAKNAAHLALRILGARG